In Phreatobacter stygius, a genomic segment contains:
- a CDS encoding CDP-alcohol phosphatidyltransferase family protein, with protein sequence MMRNWAARLLGSLEQGVSVQDIGRSASFTAGLSRIASRLARTGVTPNTLTLMSLLPAVASGIAAANGLLGWAGVLLLVSGAFDLLDGPLARLTGTATRFGALLDSTVDRVSDAAPLLGLTILYSNSGWLAVLPALALLAAYTVSYVRARCEGLKVALPPLWMRRGDRMILLVLSLFLGSLVPWLALGGVALIALLSALAAADALRVARHVIDAGGGRA encoded by the coding sequence ATGATGCGCAATTGGGCCGCGCGCCTGCTCGGCAGTCTCGAGCAGGGCGTTTCCGTCCAGGATATCGGCCGCAGCGCGTCGTTCACCGCGGGCCTCAGCCGGATCGCCAGCCGGCTGGCGCGCACCGGCGTGACGCCGAATACGCTGACGCTGATGTCGCTGCTGCCCGCGGTTGCCTCCGGCATCGCGGCCGCCAATGGCCTGCTCGGCTGGGCCGGCGTGCTGCTGCTGGTCAGCGGCGCCTTCGACCTGCTCGACGGGCCGCTGGCGCGGTTGACGGGTACCGCCACGCGGTTCGGCGCCCTGCTCGATTCGACCGTCGACCGGGTCTCCGACGCGGCCCCGCTTCTTGGCCTGACCATTCTCTATTCGAACAGCGGCTGGCTGGCCGTGCTGCCGGCGCTGGCGCTGCTCGCCGCCTATACCGTGTCTTACGTCCGGGCGCGCTGCGAGGGTCTCAAGGTTGCCTTGCCGCCGCTGTGGATGCGCCGCGGCGATCGCATGATCCTGCTGGTGCTGTCGTTGTTTCTGGGCAGCCTGGTACCCTGGCTGGCGCTCGGTGGCGTCGCGCTGATCGCGCTCTTGAGCGCGCTCGCCGCCGCCGATGCGCTGCGGGTGGCGCGCCATGTCATCGATGCCGGCGGCGGTCGCGCCTGA
- a CDS encoding phosphatase PAP2 family protein — translation MVTAWRHIYGLWGRFWFVPLIPALHAAFMASIGALRPEHVLAALAFAGLGFAVEKTKLLVAAAFPALLVALAYDLMRFVTPVFVRPGRVWGCEMRALELKLFGVGPDTTLPDFFNVHHAPFFDVLFALPYALFIYIAALYSIFLFVKDRERMHHYLWAFAIAHVIGFAIWMAIPAAPPWYIRAHGCVIDPTAAPSAAALLRVDQLLGIHYFEGFYSRNPNSFGAMPSLHCVFPALGLLTAWRSATWLTRPIHVIYLVLMVIASVYLDHHWLIDGTVGIIVAIVAVFIAARLRGRRWP, via the coding sequence ATGGTCACTGCCTGGCGGCATATCTACGGCCTGTGGGGCCGGTTCTGGTTCGTGCCGCTGATCCCGGCGCTGCACGCGGCCTTCATGGCTTCGATCGGAGCGCTCCGGCCCGAGCACGTGCTGGCGGCGCTGGCCTTTGCCGGCCTGGGATTTGCGGTCGAGAAGACCAAACTTCTGGTCGCCGCCGCCTTTCCGGCGCTGCTGGTGGCGCTCGCTTATGACCTGATGCGCTTCGTCACGCCGGTCTTCGTGCGCCCCGGCCGGGTCTGGGGCTGCGAGATGCGGGCGCTGGAACTGAAACTGTTCGGCGTCGGCCCCGACACCACGCTGCCGGACTTCTTCAACGTCCACCACGCGCCGTTCTTCGACGTGCTGTTCGCGCTGCCTTATGCCTTGTTCATCTATATCGCGGCGCTCTATTCGATCTTTCTGTTCGTCAAAGACCGCGAGCGGATGCACCACTATCTCTGGGCCTTCGCGATTGCCCATGTCATCGGCTTTGCCATCTGGATGGCCATTCCGGCGGCGCCGCCCTGGTATATTCGTGCCCATGGCTGCGTGATCGATCCCACGGCCGCACCGAGTGCCGCGGCCCTGCTGCGCGTCGACCAGTTGCTGGGCATCCACTATTTCGAGGGGTTTTACAGCCGCAATCCGAATTCTTTCGGCGCCATGCCGTCATTGCATTGCGTCTTCCCGGCGCTCGGCCTCCTGACCGCCTGGCGCTCGGCGACCTGGCTCACCCGGCCGATCCACGTGATCTATCTGGTGCTGATGGTGATCGCGAGCGTCTATCTCGACCATCATTGGCTGATCGACGGGACCGTCGGGATCATCGTGGCGATCGTGGCCGTGTTCATCGCGGCGCGCTTGCGCGGCAGGCGCTGGCCGTGA
- a CDS encoding S1C family serine protease codes for MSFFPLMPARFALAVACVALLPISGADAQQRQRPAARSPEVTFHNRSDTVMQNLFVTPTDEASWGEDRLGSDTVNAGRRHRFRLSTAQQCRFDVRAVYSEGREETRFGVDLCQRPEVSLDGRTETTAQDLQRAGPVALFVVRNRTGNTLQTLKLTSPSGDDSDDILGAAVLADGASYTGRFVRQDGCTYDLTATFEERDEQTIPRRNLCTTREVVFQGSDRNTAPSGTPGAPGAAQEQLQVEIFNRGGITIQTLNVREARANSWGRDRLGSEVIAARNSFTLRMPRGRGCQYDVRITFDNNREEVRSNVNLCETRELAFTGPALAPGRGTRKTAPSQGEATPRLSQVAILNEGTNPIESLFISSSKVSTWGEDRLGASRIAPGDRFSTQVERDDQCNYDFRIVYQGGREERRMRQNICDRREVAFGGPNAFRIDGGGPEGGRRLVFVNQGRTDVRELYLTPVTDTHWGDDRLGSETLPRRFRLELRVPNEGGCRWDVKLVYEGGQTLEQRDQDLCAKAELSVGRPPRIGNLASTGTGFYVSTSGHVLTNQHVVDGCGTVAISRPDGKRTTLRMIAQDEGADLALLQEEGATTPALSLRAGSQTPIRAGERVVLVGYPARSQLGGVNVTEGLISGLRGALGDQSRFQYSAPTQPGNSGGPVLDEFGHVVGVVVSQIDKISGERTAQNINFGIKLDLVRTFLEANRVTPTEDTASQTLRAADILQNANQSVLPLDCLE; via the coding sequence ATGTCGTTTTTCCCCCTGATGCCCGCCCGTTTCGCCCTGGCGGTCGCCTGTGTCGCGCTGCTGCCGATATCCGGCGCCGACGCCCAGCAACGCCAGCGACCCGCGGCGCGCTCGCCCGAGGTCACCTTCCACAATCGCTCCGACACCGTCATGCAGAACCTGTTCGTGACGCCGACCGACGAGGCGTCCTGGGGTGAAGACCGCCTCGGCAGCGACACGGTCAATGCCGGCAGGCGCCACCGCTTCCGGCTGAGCACGGCACAGCAGTGCCGCTTCGACGTGCGTGCGGTTTATTCCGAAGGACGCGAGGAGACGCGCTTCGGCGTCGATCTCTGCCAGCGCCCCGAGGTGAGCCTCGACGGCCGCACCGAAACGACCGCCCAGGACCTGCAGCGCGCCGGCCCGGTCGCCTTGTTCGTGGTGCGCAACCGCACCGGCAATACCCTGCAGACGCTCAAGCTGACTTCGCCCAGCGGCGATGACAGCGATGACATCCTGGGTGCCGCCGTGCTGGCCGACGGGGCGAGCTATACCGGCCGCTTCGTCCGCCAGGACGGCTGCACCTACGACCTGACCGCCACATTCGAGGAACGCGACGAGCAGACCATCCCGCGCCGCAACCTGTGCACGACCCGTGAAGTCGTGTTTCAGGGCAGTGACCGGAACACCGCTCCGAGCGGCACGCCAGGCGCGCCCGGCGCCGCGCAGGAGCAGCTGCAGGTCGAGATCTTCAACCGCGGCGGCATCACCATCCAGACGTTGAATGTCCGTGAGGCGCGGGCCAATTCCTGGGGGCGCGACCGGCTGGGCAGCGAAGTGATCGCCGCGCGCAATTCGTTCACCTTGCGCATGCCGCGCGGACGCGGCTGTCAATATGACGTGCGCATCACCTTCGACAACAACAGGGAAGAGGTGCGCTCGAACGTCAATCTGTGCGAGACGCGCGAACTCGCCTTCACCGGGCCTGCGCTTGCGCCAGGCCGCGGCACGCGCAAGACCGCGCCGAGCCAGGGCGAGGCGACGCCACGCCTGTCGCAGGTCGCGATCCTCAACGAGGGCACCAACCCGATCGAATCCCTGTTCATTTCCTCGTCAAAGGTCAGCACCTGGGGCGAGGACCGCCTTGGCGCCAGCCGGATCGCACCGGGCGACCGGTTTTCGACACAGGTCGAACGTGACGACCAGTGCAATTACGACTTCCGCATCGTCTATCAGGGCGGCCGCGAGGAGCGGCGCATGCGGCAGAACATCTGTGACCGCCGCGAGGTGGCATTCGGCGGGCCCAATGCCTTCCGGATCGACGGCGGCGGCCCCGAGGGCGGCCGGCGCCTGGTGTTCGTCAACCAGGGCCGCACCGATGTGCGCGAGCTCTATCTGACCCCGGTCACCGACACCCATTGGGGTGACGACCGGCTCGGCTCGGAAACCCTGCCGCGGCGCTTCCGGCTGGAATTGCGGGTGCCGAACGAGGGTGGCTGCCGCTGGGACGTGAAGCTCGTCTATGAAGGCGGCCAGACGCTCGAACAGCGCGACCAGGATCTCTGTGCCAAGGCCGAGCTTTCGGTCGGCCGGCCGCCGCGGATCGGCAATCTCGCCTCCACCGGCACCGGCTTCTATGTCTCGACATCAGGCCATGTGCTGACCAACCAGCACGTCGTCGACGGCTGCGGCACCGTGGCGATCTCGCGGCCGGACGGCAAGCGCACGACGCTGCGCATGATCGCGCAGGACGAAGGCGCCGATCTCGCCCTGCTGCAGGAGGAAGGCGCCACCACGCCGGCCCTGTCGCTGCGCGCCGGCAGCCAGACGCCGATCCGCGCCGGCGAACGGGTCGTGCTGGTCGGCTATCCCGCCCGCTCGCAGCTTGGTGGCGTCAATGTCACCGAGGGGCTGATCAGCGGCCTGCGCGGCGCGCTCGGCGACCAGAGCCGGTTCCAGTACAGCGCGCCGACCCAACCCGGCAATTCCGGCGGGCCGGTGCTAGACGAGTTCGGCCATGTCGTCGGCGTGGTGGTGTCGCAGATCGACAAGATCTCCGGCGAGCGGACGGCGCAGAACATCAATTTCGGCATCAAGCTCGACCTGGTCCGCACCTTCCTCGAGGCCAACCGGGTGACCCCGACCGAAGACACCGCCAGCCAGACCCTGCGGGCTGCCGACATCCTTCAGAACGCCAACCAGTCGGTTCTGCCGCTCGACTGCCTGGAGTGA
- a CDS encoding serine hydrolase domain-containing protein, translated as MRHHVRSALGLAAGLVVGSFAPAFAQTAPTFPNAADSDPNRLGIMRGFPPPADRTVRFDNGSGYRFPALRWAFSNMRQLVPTSAVWRGDGPLVALPRDERDLGGIRLTTMDGKAMTFAEALAGTYADGILVLHRGKVVYERYFGALEAHRPHIGMSLTKSFVGTLAATLAAQGKLDPAALVTRYVPELASTAYADATVRQVMDMTIGVRYSENYADPNAEVWNYARAGGMLPAGPTYQGPRSFYDFLTQLRKEGEHGQAFAYKTVNAEVLAWIIRRVGDQSMADLLSGMIWSKLGAESDAFFMVDSIGTESGGGGLNTTLRDLARFGEMMRNRGRFNGQQIIPAAVVEDIERGADRAHFATAGYATLPGWSYRNMWWVSHNEHGAYMARGIHGQSIYVDPRAEMVIVRFASHPAAANPVNDPITLPAYMAVAKALIQP; from the coding sequence ATGCGTCATCATGTCCGATCGGCCCTCGGCCTCGCCGCCGGCCTCGTCGTCGGCAGCTTCGCGCCCGCCTTCGCCCAGACCGCCCCGACATTTCCGAACGCCGCCGACAGCGATCCGAACCGGCTCGGCATCATGCGCGGCTTTCCACCGCCGGCCGACCGGACCGTCCGTTTCGACAACGGCAGCGGCTATCGCTTCCCGGCGCTCCGCTGGGCCTTCAGCAATATGCGGCAACTGGTGCCGACGTCGGCGGTCTGGCGCGGCGACGGCCCGCTCGTCGCCCTGCCGCGCGACGAGCGCGATCTTGGCGGCATCCGCCTGACCACCATGGACGGCAAGGCGATGACCTTCGCCGAGGCGCTGGCCGGAACCTATGCGGACGGCATCCTGGTCCTGCACCGCGGCAAGGTCGTCTATGAGCGCTATTTCGGCGCGCTCGAGGCCCACCGGCCGCATATCGGAATGTCGCTGACCAAATCTTTTGTCGGCACGCTGGCCGCGACGCTTGCCGCGCAAGGCAAGCTCGACCCTGCGGCGCTGGTCACCCGCTATGTCCCGGAGCTTGCCAGCACCGCCTATGCCGATGCCACGGTGCGCCAGGTCATGGATATGACCATCGGCGTCCGATATTCCGAAAACTATGCCGATCCCAATGCCGAGGTGTGGAACTATGCCCGCGCCGGCGGCATGCTGCCGGCCGGCCCGACCTATCAAGGACCCAGGTCGTTCTATGACTTCCTCACCCAATTGCGGAAGGAGGGCGAGCACGGCCAGGCCTTCGCCTACAAGACGGTCAATGCCGAGGTGCTCGCCTGGATCATCAGGCGGGTCGGCGATCAATCAATGGCCGATCTCTTGTCCGGCATGATCTGGTCGAAGCTCGGGGCGGAAAGCGACGCCTTCTTCATGGTCGACAGCATCGGCACCGAATCAGGCGGCGGCGGCCTCAACACGACGCTGCGCGACCTCGCCCGCTTCGGCGAAATGATGCGCAATCGCGGCCGTTTCAACGGCCAGCAGATCATTCCGGCCGCCGTGGTCGAGGATATCGAGCGCGGCGCCGACCGGGCTCATTTCGCCACCGCCGGCTATGCCACGCTGCCGGGCTGGTCGTATCGCAACATGTGGTGGGTCAGCCACAATGAGCATGGCGCCTATATGGCGCGCGGTATTCACGGGCAGAGCATCTATGTCGATCCGCGCGCCGAAATGGTGATCGTGCGTTTTGCCTCACACCCCGCAGCGGCCAATCCGGTCAATGATCCGATCACCCTGCCAGCCTATATGGCGGTCGCCAAAGCACTCATCCAACCCTAA
- a CDS encoding TonB-dependent receptor — translation MAPARSRKTYPIAAILLLSLSDNVLAQTSSSSAPVELPPIEVQAQTAPSLPPTGTIGQPPAPYAGGQVGTGARLGMLGNRSFLTTPFNVTGYTGKLIADQQARTIADVVQNDPSVRNDVSPFSERDAFFIRGFSVVALDTAFDSLFYIANPRRSFTEGIERVEILKGPSAFLSGGLARIGGTINLVPKRATDEPLTRVTTSFASRGQFGTHIDLGRRFGPSNEWGVRLNTSYRGGATPLDNNAIEVGVVALGLDYRGERFRASLDLTHTRQDVRAPTSLFNSIAPNIPIPRAPNNSLNTASPLEYIDSRYNMAAGRVEYDLLPQVTVYAAGGVSRYYEDFLQSSYRITSATGQATNTLAIQPQEIQGLTGEVGLRAQFETGFIGHQLNVSAVQADNRNFRGGFNPIALPSWVTNIYNPIYLPRGSFPTMALPRSNQLPLFTQLTARSVAISDTLSLGGDRLQLTLGGRYQSIDLRSYVTRPGPTLGALATSYQEGKFTPAVAVVFRPFERLSIYGNYVEALTEGPTAPPTAANANTVFAPTVNKQTEIGVKYDLGTVAFTASLFEIRQPNAFTDPATNLFSVSGLQRNRGAELVVFGEPMPGVRLLGGVTFINAELANTLGGRFNGNTAPGVPAVAVNLYGEYDVPSWLAPGLTLTGRVIYSGKQFYDQANTQSIPAWTRFDAGLRYVFQRPAGKDVTIRVAVENVLNTSYWATASRGFLSVGAPRTFMVSTTFDF, via the coding sequence ATGGCCCCAGCACGTTCCCGAAAGACTTATCCGATTGCGGCCATTCTGCTTCTGTCGCTCAGCGACAACGTGCTTGCACAAACATCGTCTTCTTCTGCCCCCGTGGAGCTTCCTCCCATCGAGGTGCAGGCCCAGACCGCGCCTTCACTGCCGCCGACAGGCACGATCGGGCAGCCGCCGGCGCCCTATGCGGGCGGCCAGGTCGGAACGGGCGCGCGCCTCGGCATGCTGGGCAATCGCTCGTTCCTGACGACGCCGTTCAACGTGACGGGTTACACGGGAAAACTGATTGCAGACCAGCAGGCCAGGACGATTGCCGACGTCGTGCAGAATGACCCGTCGGTGCGCAACGACGTTTCGCCGTTCAGCGAGCGCGATGCGTTTTTCATTCGCGGCTTCTCGGTCGTTGCTCTCGACACCGCCTTCGACAGCTTGTTCTACATCGCCAATCCGCGCCGCAGCTTCACCGAAGGGATCGAGCGCGTCGAAATCCTGAAAGGGCCCAGTGCCTTTCTCAGCGGCGGCCTCGCTCGTATCGGCGGCACGATCAACCTTGTCCCCAAGCGCGCCACCGACGAGCCGCTGACGCGGGTCACGACATCGTTCGCCAGCCGGGGGCAATTCGGAACGCATATTGACCTCGGCCGCCGCTTCGGCCCGTCCAACGAGTGGGGTGTGCGCCTGAACACCTCCTATCGCGGCGGCGCGACGCCGTTGGACAACAATGCCATCGAAGTCGGCGTCGTCGCGCTGGGCCTCGACTATCGCGGCGAGCGGTTCCGCGCGTCGCTGGATCTGACCCATACCAGGCAGGATGTCCGGGCGCCGACGTCGCTGTTCAATTCAATTGCGCCGAATATCCCTATTCCCAGAGCGCCGAACAACAGCCTCAACACAGCGAGCCCGCTCGAATACATCGACAGCCGGTACAACATGGCCGCGGGCCGGGTCGAGTACGACCTCCTGCCGCAGGTGACGGTCTACGCCGCGGGCGGCGTCAGCCGCTACTACGAGGACTTCCTCCAGTCATCTTATCGGATCACGAGCGCGACCGGGCAGGCGACCAATACGCTGGCCATTCAGCCCCAGGAAATTCAGGGATTGACCGGAGAGGTGGGTTTGCGCGCCCAGTTCGAAACCGGCTTTATCGGTCATCAGTTGAACGTCTCGGCCGTCCAGGCGGACAACCGGAACTTCCGCGGCGGTTTCAATCCGATCGCCCTGCCGAGCTGGGTCACCAACATCTACAATCCGATCTACCTGCCGCGGGGCTCGTTCCCGACGATGGCGTTGCCTCGCTCCAATCAACTGCCTCTGTTCACGCAGCTCACCGCGCGCAGCGTGGCGATCTCAGACACCTTGTCCCTGGGCGGAGACCGCCTCCAGCTGACGCTGGGCGGGCGTTATCAGTCGATCGATCTGCGGAGCTATGTCACCCGTCCGGGGCCGACGCTCGGCGCGTTGGCGACCAGCTACCAGGAGGGCAAGTTTACCCCCGCCGTCGCCGTCGTGTTCCGTCCGTTCGAGCGTCTCTCGATTTACGGCAACTATGTCGAGGCTCTCACCGAAGGACCGACCGCTCCGCCGACGGCAGCCAATGCCAATACGGTCTTCGCCCCCACCGTCAACAAGCAGACGGAGATCGGCGTCAAATACGATCTCGGCACGGTCGCGTTCACGGCTTCGCTGTTCGAGATCCGGCAGCCGAACGCCTTCACCGATCCTGCCACCAACCTGTTTTCCGTCAGCGGCCTGCAGCGCAACCGCGGCGCCGAACTCGTTGTGTTCGGCGAGCCCATGCCCGGCGTGCGGCTGCTGGGCGGCGTGACGTTCATCAATGCGGAACTGGCCAATACGCTGGGGGGCCGGTTCAACGGAAACACCGCTCCCGGTGTCCCCGCCGTCGCGGTCAACCTCTACGGCGAATACGATGTGCCGTCATGGCTGGCGCCGGGCCTCACCCTGACCGGCCGCGTCATCTATTCGGGCAAACAATTCTACGACCAGGCCAATACGCAATCGATCCCGGCCTGGACCCGTTTCGACGCCGGCCTGCGCTACGTCTTCCAAAGGCCGGCGGGCAAGGACGTGACCATCAGGGTTGCCGTCGAGAACGTCTTGAACACGTCCTATTGGGCCACGGCCTCCAGAGGCTTCTTGAGCGTGGGCGCCCCGCGCACATTCATGGTCTCGACAACCTTCGACTTCTGA
- a CDS encoding ABC transporter substrate-binding protein, producing the protein MTMLTRNPLDRIETDTSVSNRRLVGMAMSCLRRVAAVLLLAAVPAVASAAEVVDLAGRRLQIPDRVERIIIGEGRYIPTLAILDRENPIGRLVGMLGDYEDIDPANYARYRARFPDIDKVQRIGRSARDSFSVEQAIAARPQVAIFGLGGHGPGTRSTEVIRALEAAGVVIVFIDFRSDPLVNTPRSLELLGKVLGQEARAAEFLSAWRAALATVTERLAREKPTLTRVFVESRVGLGRGCCETMTRGMMGRFVTAAGGVNVADAILPGEAGVVSLEWLIANPPDVYIGTAIGSGLRDEASWLALGAGVTEAAARTRLAASLARPGIADLPAIREGRAHAIWHHFYNSPFNVAAVQAFAKWLHPALFADLDPDGLLADFHSRFQPFPLDGAYWVSRK; encoded by the coding sequence ATGACGATGCTCACCAGAAATCCGCTTGATCGCATCGAGACCGACACGTCCGTTTCGAACCGTCGGCTCGTCGGTATGGCCATGAGCTGCCTTCGCCGCGTTGCTGCGGTGCTGTTGCTCGCCGCCGTGCCGGCAGTGGCTTCGGCGGCGGAGGTCGTCGACCTCGCGGGGCGGCGGCTTCAGATCCCTGATCGGGTCGAGCGCATCATCATCGGCGAGGGGCGCTACATCCCCACGCTCGCGATCCTCGACCGGGAGAACCCGATCGGCCGTCTCGTCGGGATGTTGGGCGACTACGAGGACATCGACCCGGCCAACTATGCCCGTTACCGCGCCCGCTTTCCTGATATCGACAAGGTCCAGCGCATCGGCCGCAGCGCGCGCGACAGCTTCAGCGTCGAGCAGGCCATCGCCGCCCGGCCCCAGGTGGCGATCTTCGGCCTCGGCGGTCATGGACCGGGAACACGGTCGACGGAGGTGATCCGCGCCCTCGAGGCCGCCGGCGTCGTCATCGTCTTCATCGATTTCCGCAGCGATCCGCTCGTCAACACGCCGCGTTCGCTCGAACTGCTCGGCAAGGTTCTCGGCCAGGAGGCCCGGGCTGCCGAATTCCTGTCGGCCTGGCGCGCGGCCCTCGCGACCGTCACCGAGCGCCTCGCGCGCGAAAAACCGACCCTGACCCGCGTCTTCGTCGAGAGCCGCGTGGGTCTCGGCAGAGGCTGCTGCGAGACCATGACCCGCGGCATGATGGGGCGCTTCGTCACCGCCGCCGGCGGCGTCAACGTGGCCGACGCCATCCTGCCCGGCGAGGCCGGCGTGGTCAGCCTCGAATGGCTCATCGCCAATCCGCCTGACGTCTATATCGGCACTGCGATCGGCAGCGGCCTGCGTGACGAGGCATCGTGGCTGGCCTTGGGCGCTGGTGTCACCGAGGCGGCGGCCCGTACGCGCCTTGCCGCCTCGCTCGCCCGGCCGGGCATTGCCGACCTCCCCGCCATCAGGGAAGGGCGGGCGCACGCCATCTGGCATCACTTTTACAATTCGCCCTTTAATGTCGCCGCGGTTCAGGCCTTCGCGAAATGGCTGCATCCCGCGCTTTTCGCAGATCTCGACCCCGACGGCCTGCTCGCCGACTTCCACAGCCGGTTCCAGCCGTTCCCGCTCGACGGGGCCTACTGGGTGAGCCGCAAATGA
- a CDS encoding FecCD family ABC transporter permease: protein MLPPRVSPLGIARRRSLRARRARMTEPAHDAARTILGGATRHGGVAVSPPPSHIALSEAGERLLTLYAAQLRKRVLIVVALLAAAVMGLFLDLTTGPSGLPFSQTWAALTGAPEAGRAAEVIVWHVRLPIAVMAILVGIALSLAGAEMQTILDNPLASPFTLGVSAAASVGAAPTIVLGLSLPYLPAGLAVAGNAFLFAFGSVLLLQALARRSEGGPYLLVLFGVGLVFAFNALLALVQFLGSAEALQELAFWTMGSLARADWTAIAILASVVAIIVPCSFAASSSLNALRLGNDRAASYGIDVARLRFLSLLRSSLLAATAVAFVGTIGFVGLVGPHIARMLIGEDHRFFLPTAALTGAVVMSFASVASKLVVTGALLPVGIVTSLVGLPVFFILIMRQRRR, encoded by the coding sequence GTGCTGCCCCCACGGGTCTCGCCCCTCGGGATTGCGCGCCGCCGCAGTCTGCGCGCGCGGCGCGCACGCATGACGGAACCAGCGCATGACGCGGCCCGGACAATTCTCGGCGGTGCTACCCGTCATGGCGGGGTAGCTGTGAGCCCGCCGCCGTCGCACATCGCGCTTTCCGAAGCCGGCGAGCGTCTGCTGACGCTCTATGCGGCCCAGCTCCGCAAACGGGTACTCATTGTCGTCGCCCTGTTGGCTGCTGCCGTCATGGGCCTCTTCCTCGACCTGACGACCGGTCCTTCCGGGCTGCCGTTCAGCCAGACCTGGGCCGCCCTGACCGGGGCTCCCGAGGCTGGCCGCGCGGCCGAGGTTATCGTCTGGCACGTCCGCCTGCCGATCGCCGTGATGGCGATCCTCGTCGGGATCGCGCTCTCGCTCGCCGGCGCAGAGATGCAGACCATCCTCGACAATCCGCTCGCCAGCCCCTTCACCCTCGGCGTCTCGGCGGCCGCGTCCGTTGGCGCGGCGCCGACGATCGTGCTCGGCTTGAGCCTGCCCTATCTGCCTGCCGGCCTCGCCGTGGCGGGCAACGCCTTTCTGTTCGCCTTCGGATCGGTGCTCCTGCTCCAGGCGTTGGCGCGCCGGAGCGAGGGCGGGCCCTATCTGCTGGTGCTCTTCGGGGTCGGGCTCGTCTTTGCCTTCAACGCGCTGCTCGCCCTGGTGCAGTTCCTTGGATCGGCGGAAGCGCTCCAGGAACTCGCCTTCTGGACGATGGGCAGCCTCGCGCGTGCCGATTGGACGGCGATCGCGATCCTGGCCTCGGTGGTTGCAATCATCGTTCCCTGCTCGTTCGCCGCTTCCAGCAGCCTGAACGCGCTGCGCCTGGGCAACGACCGGGCGGCGAGCTACGGCATCGACGTTGCGCGCCTGCGCTTCCTGTCGCTGCTGCGGTCGAGCCTGCTCGCCGCGACGGCCGTCGCCTTCGTCGGCACAATCGGTTTCGTCGGGCTCGTCGGGCCTCATATTGCCCGCATGCTGATCGGCGAGGACCACCGCTTCTTCCTGCCGACTGCAGCGTTGACGGGTGCCGTGGTCATGTCGTTTGCCTCGGTCGCCAGCAAGCTGGTCGTCACCGGCGCGCTGCTGCCGGTGGGGATCGTCACATCGCTGGTCGGACTGCCGGTCTTCTTCATCCTGATCATGCGGCAGCGGCGCAGATGA
- a CDS encoding ABC transporter ATP-binding protein — MTNAPEALVIGDLSVGYPGRPVVEGFSLAPIAPGSVTAIVGPNAAGKSTLLRGLAGLLPVTGSIRIGLVELAGAVRRERARYVGFMPQSLPADARLNVLEAVIAALAVSAFDGSARSRVETRRQAMAVLERLSIGELALEPLDALSGGQRQLVSLAQAIIREPVILLLDEPTSALDLRHQVQVMRIVRDLADGGVIVVAVLHDLALAARWADRVAVLGRGALVAEGAPQAVLTPRLLADVYGIVARVEPCSAGTLQIIVDGLDEDRSARQWPT, encoded by the coding sequence ATGACGAACGCTCCGGAAGCACTCGTGATCGGCGATCTGAGCGTCGGCTATCCCGGACGGCCGGTCGTCGAGGGCTTCAGTCTCGCGCCGATCGCGCCGGGCAGCGTGACCGCCATTGTCGGTCCGAACGCCGCCGGCAAGTCGACCTTGCTGCGCGGTCTCGCAGGCCTCTTGCCCGTCACCGGCTCGATACGGATCGGCCTGGTCGAACTTGCCGGTGCCGTCAGGCGCGAGCGGGCGCGCTATGTCGGCTTCATGCCCCAGAGCCTTCCGGCCGACGCACGGCTGAACGTCTTGGAAGCGGTGATCGCGGCGCTCGCGGTCAGTGCGTTCGACGGTTCCGCCCGGTCGCGGGTGGAGACACGGCGGCAGGCCATGGCCGTCCTGGAGCGGCTCAGCATCGGAGAGTTGGCGCTCGAGCCACTCGATGCTCTCTCGGGCGGGCAACGCCAGCTCGTCAGCCTTGCTCAGGCCATCATACGGGAACCGGTCATCCTGCTGCTGGACGAGCCGACGAGCGCGCTTGATCTCCGCCATCAGGTGCAGGTGATGCGGATCGTCCGCGATCTCGCCGATGGCGGGGTCATCGTGGTCGCGGTCCTGCACGATCTCGCGCTCGCGGCGCGTTGGGCTGATCGGGTGGCCGTGCTCGGTCGCGGCGCACTCGTTGCCGAGGGAGCGCCGCAGGCCGTGCTGACGCCACGATTGCTCGCCGACGTCTACGGCATTGTCGCCCGGGTGGAGCCGTGCTCGGCCGGCACCTTGCAGATCATCGTCGACGGGCTGGATGAGGACAGGAGTGCCCGGCAATGGCCGACATGA